The Halobacillus ihumii genomic sequence GTCCGGGAAAGCAGTTAAAACTTCTTTTGCTTTCCTAACGATTGCTGTTGCCGAAGTTTCCGTTTCAAGACATCCAGATTTCCCACAGTTACAAGGAGCGCCTCCATGGGGAATCACAGTCATATGCCCAATTTCAGCAGCCATGCCATTAGCTCCGCTTATAATTTGACCGTTAGCAATGATACCTCCCCCAACACCAGTCCCGAGTGTTACAGCAATCACATTCTCAGCCCCATTACCTGCACCGAGCCAATTTTCACCGAGAGCAGCTAAATTAGCATCGTTATCTACCCATACAGAGTATCCCGACAGCTCGGACAACTCGTTTCCGAAATCATAATCTTCCCAGCCAATATTTACAGCGACGTAAATAAAGCCCGTTTTAGTATTAATGAACCCTGGAGCCCCAACTCCAATTCCCAAAATATTGGACTTATGTATATTCAATTCAGAACGAGCCGCTTCTATTGCTTCCTGTATATCACCTGCAATATGTTTACCTCGTTCACTTTTATTAGTTGGTATTTCCCACTTTTTAATAATTTCACCTTCGGTTGAAAGCACAGCAAGTTTTATCGTTGTGCCCCCAATGTCAACCCCAAAACAATACTTGTCATTGCTCATTTACTTGCCTCTCCTTTATGGTCATCTTGCATTTTAGCGATTTCAGTCCGTAGTAACAAAATCGCCATTTTATAATCTTCCCCTGTAATACACTGCGATCGATTTAATTCCTTTATCTCTTGTTCCATTAGCTGGAGTTCCGCCAAGCGGTCTCCTACATAAATAAAAGTTCCGAACTGTTTTAAAAATTGCTGAATATCATAAATTGTTCTCATTATTATCACCTTTTTTCATTATATCAGTGAAGTATAGGAATGAAAATGTAAAAACCACCCCTTATGTGCTGAAGCGAGTCTTTTGCCTGAAGATTTTCATGGTGCCTTACAATCTCCTCTACTACTGTAGGGTCCAAGGCTGATCCTTTTAATTCATATAGTTTCTATTTTCCTGCATGTAAATTCCTTCATTCACATAAGTTTTATACAACCCATTTATTAACTCACTAATGGTCCTAGGTGGACTGATTGAACTATCCGGGAGACCTTCTCAACGATTATCCGATAGCTGTTATTGGACAAGTCATGCCTATAACCATGTAAATACTAACTTATTTTTTCAATAAAGGAGATGCTTGACATGAAACACATATGGATGTTTGCCTTTATAGGGTTTTTAGCCATTGTATTCTCTTATTTATTCATGAGCTCAGAAGACCTGGCAGTTATTCAATACTTTCCTATTGATGAAACCCATCACTTCACGGAGGCTCAGACCACTATTACGACTTCCAATGATGAAAAAAACGACCAAATAAGCTGGAATATATCTTCCTCCAGTAATGAACCGATGTATTTACGTCAGGATGTTTCTCTTTTATATGTAAATGGACGATTAAAAGGCGTAGTGAATAAATGGAAAGAAAACGCCCAGCACCTGGAGAAAAAATCAACTCTTCAGAGCGAAGATAGTAAAAAGTATGAGGCAATTTCCTTTCACCATGGCGAAATTCATGAAGATAACGGGGAGATAAAAAGCATACAAGCCACCTCAAACGATACTTTATACCTGATTGATTCCCCACATTCAAAAGAAGATTCCTTTCAAGAGCCGCAGTCAAACGAAGAAAAAGAGTGGGCAAAAAAATTGGACCATGCCATTCAACAGCAATTAGAAGCTCAGTGGGACGAGCTTCTAAGCTATTATCAAATCCCGCGAGAGAAATATATACACGTTCCTTTAACAGGTCTTTCTGACTTTAGTGAAGAGCATACCTTCCCAGGGACTACGGCAGCAGACTTTGACCGAATCCTTGGTCAACTTTGGGAAGGGTTATACAAGAACTATGTGATCGGGATTGAAGACTCTGAAACAAAGCATCCGATTCAAAGCTATATCCCCCTTTTGCTTCTAGATAAAAACGGGAAGCATTTAATCGTTTTATACGAGGACGATGCGGGGAACAAACATCAACTCATTCAATACTATTGATCAAAACTTTCCTTTAGCTTTTGAAACTGTTCACGCTCAGGTTTTAATCGTGCTGCTTTGTTTGCAAGTGTTTCAGCCTTTTCTGCCTTCCCAGCCTGTCGATACAGCAACGCTAAATTATAGTGTGCTTCAGCAAACTCAGGATCTAAATCAGTGACGCGGACTAGATCTTCGACCGCCTTGGCGTACTGTTCGGTTTTTGTGTAGGCATAGGACCTATTAAAAAGTAATTCAGCTTGATAGTCACCCGGGTTACTAAGGGCATCTGTTGTCATACTTATCGCTTCTCGATAATTTTGCTCCTCTATTAAGTTTTGAGAAAGTTGAACTTGAACGAGGGCATAAGATCGATTATCCACCTGTTGAATTCCAAAAAAGAGCATCAGTCCCATCGAGACCGTATAAATTAAAACGGCCACAGTTTGGAGCAACCATTGTTTCTTTTTAGGAAGATTGCATATAGCAGAAGCGATAAATCCGCCTATTAAACCTCCCATGTGGGCACCATTATCGACTTGAGGAACGAGCAGACCGAAAGCAAGGTTTATTCCGATCACAATAAATAAATTATAACCCATTGTTCGAAGAAACAACCTTTTGTAATGTACACCGAAATATAACAAAGCGCCGAATAAGCCGAAAATAGCCCCGGAAGCGCCTGCAGCAACTTGAGGATTTAGCATAAAGCTGGCTATTCCGCCGAAAATACCAGCCATGAAATAGATCCATGTAAACCGGAGAGTTCCATAAATTCGCTCTACAGCTGTACCCAGGTAGTATAACGCCAACATATTCATGAGCAGATGAAGAGTCCCTATATGAAGAAACATCGAACTTAGAATACGCCACCATTCGCCGTTGACAATTGCTGGATTATACTTGGCTCCATATTCAATCAGCGTAACAATGGATGTAGAACTGCCTTTAAACTCAATAAATAAGTACATCAATACGTTTAACACCAGTAACACGTAGGTCAACAAAGGTTTTCCAAATGTAAAGATGGCCTGCGTTTCACGCTTTCTTTTACGTTGGCTTCCTTTCATAAGATGTTTCAAGTAATGAACTTGAGTTTCTGCTTCCTGTTCGCTTACTTCCAGCGACCATTCAGGAGGAGTCATTCCTAACCCATCGTATAAGCTATGAATGCCTTCTCGTTTATGATCATCATCTAAATAAACAATATTTGTGTTTGTATTAAGAGGAAGCTGGTCTTTATTAATATTTTCCCATTCGTCAACTGGAGGGTATTGAGAAATATAGAGACAATGAACTACAACCTTTTTATTGCGGAACAACCGTCGATTTTGCTTGATTTGTAAATGAATGTTTTCCAAGTCACGGATTAATTGGTTACGCCAATCAAATTGAGCATGGTAAAGCCGGAAAACATGTGTTTTTCCCTTTATATCTTTTTCAAGCCATATTTCACTACTAGTATTATTTACATGTAATACCTCGCAATCTTGACTATTGACAAGATCCTGTGCGATTTTCCATAAAAAATATTCCTGTTTGATATACAAATTTTCTCCCCTCCCCACTCTCCCTTATCATAGCACGTAGCACTAGTATGAAGCGAAGCACTTGTTCAATGAATGGTATCATAAACGAAAACCGGACTGTCAGTTAATCTGACAGTCCGGTTTATTTAAACATGTTAGAAAGAACTTTCCTTCTCACATACGGCATACTCATAGTTTGCTGAATAAGCCAGTGTCTTAAATAAGGCACAGTTGACAGCACATCGAATGCCTTATAACGATAACGATAAAGCAATGTGCCCATAGAGAATACAATAACTATCCATGTCAATACGCGAGTCATTTCCACTCACCTCATTTTCATTTACAATTATTGTGCTCCATATGAGGCGGCATTATTCCTAAGTAACACTGAAATTCCCACTAAATCGTCAACCATTGCTCTTCAGTTATAATATGTTGAACTGGAATATCAAATCCTTCGAAAGGCAGCTCTCTTGTAACTTGTTTTTTAGATACAAGCGAAACCGTCACACCTCTATAATCCGCAAGGAATCGGTCATAAAACCCTCCTCCAAATCCAATTCGATAACCTTTTCGATCAAAGATTAATCCTGGTACGACCAATAGATCAATTTCTTCCTTCTTGACAGCTTCTGCTTTAGCAGGAGATGGTTCCTGTAAACCGTAATAAACAACTTCCAATTGTTCATAACTCTGTAAATTATAAAATGTAAGCGTTTTTAATTCGGGATTACATTTAGGCACGACGACTTTCTTTCCTTGCTCCCACGCTTTTTCAATGATCGGTTGTGTGGACCATTCATGAGAAAGTGAAACCGTCACGGCAACAACTTCAGCCGAATTCCACAATGATGATTGAAACAGTTGATTATGTATCGATATTTCTATATCATTTTTTTCTGCTTCGGTATAAGAACTCAGCAGGGACTTTCCTTTAATTCGCCATTTGTTTTTATTCATTTGTTCCCCTTTCTATGGTACAAAAAAACAGCAGGAAGAATTCCTGCTGTTTATTTTGTTTCACGATGAAGCGTATATTTGCCTAGTCGCGGGCTGTATTTATTTAGCTCCAGACGCTCAGGATTGGTACGCTTATTTTTTGTAGTAATATAATTACGGTCACCAGTTTCAGTGCAAGCAAGTGTAATGTTTACACGCATGATTTATCCCTCCAAACATGATTCAATTCAATTCTATGCTAATAATCAGACCTTATAATAATATCAAATGTTTATACAGCTTTCAAGTACATATTTCTTGTTATTCTATGATACATCATAGATATCCTTGTCATTCTATGGTATAAATAAAAGAGTTAGGAGTGAAGAGAATGATCCCAAGTATCATTACACTTGCTTCTGTGGCCCTAATATTATTTATTGTGTCATTTTTCATGAATGACCGGCTTAGGGACGTTGAAGATCAAGTAGAACAACTGTCTTTACAGTACATGCAAGAGAGTTATCAAATGAAGAAAAAGCTGAATGTTCTGGAGGAAGAATTACTTTCCAGTGATTTAACGGAAGAGATTCTAAAGCAATCTCATTCTAATATGCAGAGTCCTCCTTTAATTGCTAACATTCAAAACTTGCATCAATCAGGATATTCTACAGCAGAGATTGCTAAAAAAACTAACCTGAACGAATATGACGTACATTCCATTGTCCTCCAATTTAAACATGAGGGTATTTCCAAATGAAACAGTCCGTACGTTCATTTTCAATTGGATTAATGGCTGCAACTCTTATTTTAAGTATTTTTTACTGGATGGAACCTAAGGAAATGGCAGGAAAGGCACAACAGCTTTCCGAAGATGATATGATCAGAAAACTCGAGAGTGGTGGATACCATATTTTCACTGATTCACAGCTCGAAGATGAAAAAAACCAGGTTGGGACAGTGCAGGAAACTACTGTAAAAAAAGATACTCCAGCAGAACCACCTGCAAAAGTGACTTTTGCGATAGAGTCTGGCATGAGTTCAACTGAGATTAGTCACATGCTTGCTGATGCAGAATTAATTGATGATGTAGAAGCCTTTGACGAATATATGCGCAAGCAAGAACTCAGTCGATACATACAAATTGGTGAATATGAAGTTCCACGGGGAATGACAATAGAACAAACTGCTGATATTATTACCTCAAAATAAAGGCTGTCTCCTCGGAGTCAGCCTTTATTTCTATCATCGATTACAAGCACTTTCTAATTTAAACCGTACGTTTTTCCTTTTACTAAATAGAAGACACTTTCGCCAATATTAGTAATATGATCCGCAAATCTCTCAATATAGCGTGCCGTGTATGCCATTTGCATAATGTGCTGGATTTGTTCTGGATTAACTGCTGTAAATTCAAGCAGCTCCCGAACAATTTTTCCATAAAGGGCATCGACCTCATCATCCATTTCAGCAAGCTTTTGCGCGAGTGAAATGTCTTCGTGCTCAAATGCTTTAATAGCCAAGTCGACCATATCCATCGCCAGGACTGCCATTTCTCTCAGTTCAGGATTGATCTTTATTCCATGTTTATCTCCTAAATGGATAGTAGCCTTAGCCACATTTGTAGAATGATCTGCCATCCTTTCCAGATCAGACGAAATTTTGATAGCGACAATTAATCGTCGCAGGTCTGTCGCCACAGGTTGTTGCTTAGCAATGGTTAAGATGGCTTCTTCGTTAATTTGCTCCTCTTTTGCATCTATAAAAGCATCGTCTTCCATAATCTGTCTAGCTTTATCCACATCCCCCTGATAAAGCACATGGATTGCTGTATCCAGTGATTCCTTAACATCAAGGGAAAGCTGTTTAAGTTGGTCTTTTATGCTTAATAATTCCTCGTCAAATTGAGCACGAATCGGCATTCAAACCCCTGCCTTCCTTATAGTTTTTTAACCAAAACGACCTGTAATATAGTCTTCCGTCCGCTTATCACTTGGATTTTGGAACAATTCATCCGTTTCAGCAAATTCGATTAACTCACCATTTAGAAAAAAGGCTGTTTTATCTGAAATACGTGCTGCTTGCTGCATATTGTGGGTTACAATAACAATACTGTACTTTTTCTTAAGTTCTTGTACAAGCTCTTCTACTTTTAAAGTCGAAATCGGATCCAGCGCTGAAGTCGGCTCATCCATTAAAATCACATCAGGCTCTACCGCTAAAGCACGAGCAATACAAACGCGCTGTTGCTGCCCGCCTGACAAGCCATAGGCATTTTCGTCTAAACGATCTTTCAGCTCATCCCAGATCGCAGCATCTCTTAAACTCTTCTCCACAATTTCATCAAGTATTGCTTTTTTCTTAATCCCATGCACACGTGGTCCATAGGCCACGTTATCATAAACGGATTTCGGAAATGGGTTGGGTTTTTGAAAGACCATCCCTACCTTTGCACGTAGCTCTTCTACATGAAATTTATCCTCATAGATATTCTTATCACGATATTTTATGGTTCCTGAAGTTTTGACAATAGGAATCATTTCCACCATTCGATTCAGGGCCTTTAAATAAGTCGATTTACCACAGCCGGAAGGGCCAATAATAGCCGTAACCCTTTTTTCCGGAATTTCCATATTGATTTTATATAATGCCTGATCAGAACCGTACCACAAGTTTAAGTCCGATACTTGAAAGACTTTGCTCTCTTCCTCAACTGTTTTCTTTTGATGGTCGCCCTTCGTCCGGTTTTCGACGCTTGTAGTAGTTTTCATGTCTTTTCTTTCATCCAATTTAACTGTCATTTGAAACCCTCCACATCAAAATTTATAGGCGTTTCTGAAATTTATTTCTAATACCTACTGCAATAGCGTTCATCATCAACAACACAACGAGCAATACGATAATCCCAGCTGCTGCCACATACTGCCACTCTTCCTGTGGTCTACCTGTCCAGTTATATATTTGAATCGGCATGACCGTGTATTTTGAAAGTAAGGAATCTGGTAACGTATAAATAGCCGTGGCAGCGCCAACGATAATTAGTGGAGCTGTTTCACCTATTGCTCTGGAAAGTGCGATAATCGTCCCGGTTAGCATACCAGGAAGAGCAGCAGGAAGAATAATCCGGGCAATGGTTTGCCACTTCGATGCTCCCATACCATAAGATGCTTCTCTCAATTCGTTTGGTACTGAACGGACAGCCTCTTGTGAAGCCACTACGATAACGGGCAAGATCAATAAGGCCATCGTCAACCCGCCTGCCAATAATCGGTAACCAATACTGAACATATAAACGAAAAATGTTAAGCCTAACAAACCAAATACAATGGAAGGAACCCCAGCTAGGTTTTGAATATTTGCCCGTATAAATTCGGTGAATTTATTTTTAGGCGCATATTCTTCTAGATAAATTGCTGTAGCCACTCCAATGGTGACGGCAATAGCAGCTACAATTACCATTAACATAATTGATCCAACTAGTCCTGCCCATATCCCTGCCTCTTCAGGAAATGGAGCCGGGAAACTCGTAATGTAATCCCAGCTCAAGTATCCAATTCCTTGATTCAAGACTCTATAGAGAAGTAAGGCTAGAAAAATCAGTCCAATCAATGTAGCTGCGAAAAATCCCGTTTTCATTATGGCATTGAGCCACAATCTCTTCTTTACCTTTCGATTTATTGGTCGTTCCTTGTGCTCAAGCATTAGTATTCCTCCCTATACTTACGTGAAATATATTGTGATAACAAGTTCATTAATAGAGTGAAAACAAACAGTGTTATCCCGACAGCATATAAACTGTAGTAAATCGTCGATCCGTAAGTTGTATCCCCAGTAGCTGCCTGTACAATAAAAGCTGTCATGGACTGGATCGACTCTGTCGGATTAAACGTAAGGTTAGGTGTTGCTCCAGCGGCAATCGTAACAATCATCGTTTCACCAATTGCACGGGAAACAGCTAATACTATCGAGGAAATAATGCCGGAAAGCGCTGCAGGAAGAACGACCTTGGTGACTACCTCAAACCTAGTAGAACCAACACCATAGGCTCCTTCCCGTAAGCTATTCGGTACAGAGTTCATAGCATCTTCTGATAAAGACGCTACCATTGGAACGATCATGATTCCGACAACAATTCCTGCACTTAGAGCGTTAAAGATACCCAAGCCCGGAATGAATGATTGAAGAATAGGTGTTACGAAAGTCAGAGCGAAAAAACCATAAACGACTGTAGGAATTCCCGCTAACACTTCTAAAATTGGCTTAATCGTTCTTCTAACACGATCACTGGCATATTCACTCAAGAAAATAGCCGCCATCAAGCCTATTGGCACGGCCACAATTGTAGCAATAGCTGTGATCAGCAGGGTGCCTCCAATTAAAGGCGCCACCCCAAACTCGCCTGTCCATGGGGACCAGTTGGTACCCGTATAGAACTGAACGATATTGACCTCGGAAAAAAATCCGATTGATTCTCTTAATAACGTAAACAGAATCCCGACCGTAGTTAGGATACTTACACATGCACATAATAATAAAAAGACGGGGATGACTTTCTCAAACCTGTTTGCAAAACTTTTTCTCTGTCTTTTCTGTTCAATTAATTGCTGAACGTTTAGTTCTGTTCCCTCAGACTGCAAAAGTTTATCCATCGGTAAACTCCTTTCATCCATAACCGGAGGTGAGACGATTATGTTTCGCCTCACCTCAACTGAAAATTTTCTGTTCTATCTACTTTTCAGAAGCCCACTTCTTCACTTGTTCAAGCTGTTCCTTGTAACGTTCCTCTGGAAGAGCAACATATCCTACCTGTTTAGCTGCTTCACCCGCATTCTTAAGGGTGAATGTAACGAAATCAAGTACCTGCGGCTTCGTCTTAAGAGACTCTACATTTACGTACGTGTAAAGAGGACGAGACAGTGGGGTGTACTTTCCACTCTGAATGGTTTCATTCGTTGGTTTAACAGGGTCCCCTT encodes the following:
- the phoU gene encoding phosphate signaling complex protein PhoU is translated as MPIRAQFDEELLSIKDQLKQLSLDVKESLDTAIHVLYQGDVDKARQIMEDDAFIDAKEEQINEEAILTIAKQQPVATDLRRLIVAIKISSDLERMADHSTNVAKATIHLGDKHGIKINPELREMAVLAMDMVDLAIKAFEHEDISLAQKLAEMDDEVDALYGKIVRELLEFTAVNPEQIQHIMQMAYTARYIERFADHITNIGESVFYLVKGKTYGLN
- a CDS encoding rhomboid family intramembrane serine protease; translation: MYIKQEYFLWKIAQDLVNSQDCEVLHVNNTSSEIWLEKDIKGKTHVFRLYHAQFDWRNQLIRDLENIHLQIKQNRRLFRNKKVVVHCLYISQYPPVDEWENINKDQLPLNTNTNIVYLDDDHKREGIHSLYDGLGMTPPEWSLEVSEQEAETQVHYLKHLMKGSQRKRKRETQAIFTFGKPLLTYVLLVLNVLMYLFIEFKGSSTSIVTLIEYGAKYNPAIVNGEWWRILSSMFLHIGTLHLLMNMLALYYLGTAVERIYGTLRFTWIYFMAGIFGGIASFMLNPQVAAGASGAIFGLFGALLYFGVHYKRLFLRTMGYNLFIVIGINLAFGLLVPQVDNGAHMGGLIGGFIASAICNLPKKKQWLLQTVAVLIYTVSMGLMLFFGIQQVDNRSYALVQVQLSQNLIEEQNYREAISMTTDALSNPGDYQAELLFNRSYAYTKTEQYAKAVEDLVRVTDLDPEFAEAHYNLALLYRQAGKAEKAETLANKAARLKPEREQFQKLKESFDQ
- the pstC gene encoding phosphate ABC transporter permease subunit PstC, coding for MDKLLQSEGTELNVQQLIEQKRQRKSFANRFEKVIPVFLLLCACVSILTTVGILFTLLRESIGFFSEVNIVQFYTGTNWSPWTGEFGVAPLIGGTLLITAIATIVAVPIGLMAAIFLSEYASDRVRRTIKPILEVLAGIPTVVYGFFALTFVTPILQSFIPGLGIFNALSAGIVVGIMIVPMVASLSEDAMNSVPNSLREGAYGVGSTRFEVVTKVVLPAALSGIISSIVLAVSRAIGETMIVTIAAGATPNLTFNPTESIQSMTAFIVQAATGDTTYGSTIYYSLYAVGITLFVFTLLMNLLSQYISRKYREEY
- the pstB gene encoding phosphate ABC transporter ATP-binding protein PstB; its protein translation is MTVKLDERKDMKTTTSVENRTKGDHQKKTVEEESKVFQVSDLNLWYGSDQALYKINMEIPEKRVTAIIGPSGCGKSTYLKALNRMVEMIPIVKTSGTIKYRDKNIYEDKFHVEELRAKVGMVFQKPNPFPKSVYDNVAYGPRVHGIKKKAILDEIVEKSLRDAAIWDELKDRLDENAYGLSGGQQQRVCIARALAVEPDVILMDEPTSALDPISTLKVEELVQELKKKYSIVIVTHNMQQAARISDKTAFFLNGELIEFAETDELFQNPSDKRTEDYITGRFG
- the rpmG gene encoding 50S ribosomal protein L33; the protein is MRVNITLACTETGDRNYITTKNKRTNPERLELNKYSPRLGKYTLHRETK
- a CDS encoding 5-formyltetrahydrofolate cyclo-ligase — encoded protein: MNKNKWRIKGKSLLSSYTEAEKNDIEISIHNQLFQSSLWNSAEVVAVTVSLSHEWSTQPIIEKAWEQGKKVVVPKCNPELKTLTFYNLQSYEQLEVVYYGLQEPSPAKAEAVKKEEIDLLVVPGLIFDRKGYRIGFGGGFYDRFLADYRGVTVSLVSKKQVTRELPFEGFDIPVQHIITEEQWLTI
- a CDS encoding endolytic transglycosylase MltG, producing MKQSVRSFSIGLMAATLILSIFYWMEPKEMAGKAQQLSEDDMIRKLESGGYHIFTDSQLEDEKNQVGTVQETTVKKDTPAEPPAKVTFAIESGMSSTEISHMLADAELIDDVEAFDEYMRKQELSRYIQIGEYEVPRGMTIEQTADIITSK
- a CDS encoding YqgQ family protein, with protein sequence MRTIYDIQQFLKQFGTFIYVGDRLAELQLMEQEIKELNRSQCITGEDYKMAILLLRTEIAKMQDDHKGEASK
- the pstA gene encoding phosphate ABC transporter permease PstA; the encoded protein is MLEHKERPINRKVKKRLWLNAIMKTGFFAATLIGLIFLALLLYRVLNQGIGYLSWDYITSFPAPFPEEAGIWAGLVGSIMLMVIVAAIAVTIGVATAIYLEEYAPKNKFTEFIRANIQNLAGVPSIVFGLLGLTFFVYMFSIGYRLLAGGLTMALLILPVIVVASQEAVRSVPNELREASYGMGASKWQTIARIILPAALPGMLTGTIIALSRAIGETAPLIIVGAATAIYTLPDSLLSKYTVMPIQIYNWTGRPQEEWQYVAAAGIIVLLVVLLMMNAIAVGIRNKFQKRL
- a CDS encoding ROK family glucokinase, translating into MSNDKYCFGVDIGGTTIKLAVLSTEGEIIKKWEIPTNKSERGKHIAGDIQEAIEAARSELNIHKSNILGIGVGAPGFINTKTGFIYVAVNIGWEDYDFGNELSELSGYSVWVDNDANLAALGENWLGAGNGAENVIAVTLGTGVGGGIIANGQIISGANGMAAEIGHMTVIPHGGAPCNCGKSGCLETETSATAIVRKAKEVLTAFPDSSLNKVKDMTAKKVFQAAADDDPGAKKVLESVTDTLGLAIANLAIAVNPNKIIIGGGVSKAGAQLLTPLKETFQLYALPRTIKACTFEIAELGNDAGVIGGAYLVKENL